One stretch of Halichoerus grypus chromosome 8, mHalGry1.hap1.1, whole genome shotgun sequence DNA includes these proteins:
- the RNASE11 gene encoding putative inactive ribonuclease 11 has protein sequence METFSLLLLSLGLVLAGASESIMEIIKEEFSGGEMQYDMANSDQERQTIEVLMNLTLLYKNTSLSLSKDILSSSLLTFRRLHHSFAKGNRPGNDKEYCNDIVVWRKVSEANGSCKLSYNFIHGSKEVIHGAPEASSCKCGQNLGISCSRSPALDTTMCQLTTGRQFPRCQYHSDTSLKKILAVLTGHSLMSWLVSGSKL, from the coding sequence ATGGAGACCTTCTCTCTGCTGCTACTCAGCCTGGGTTTGGTTCTTGCAGGAGCTTCAGAAAGCATAATGGAgataattaaagaagaattttcaGGGGGAGAGATGCAATATGACATGGCAAACAGTGACCAAGAAAGACAGACCATTGAGGTATTAATGAACTTGACTCTGTTATATAAAAATACCAGCCTCAGTCTGTCCAAGGATATTCTGTCTTCCTCATTACTGACATTCAGAAGATTACATCATAGCTTCGCCAAAGGAAACAGACCAGGTAATGACAAAGAGTATTGCAATGACATAGTGGTCTGGAGAAAAGTTTCAGAAGCTAATGGGTCATGCAAGTTAAGCTATAACTTCATCCATGGTTCCAAGGAAGTGATTCACGGCGCCCCCGAAGCCTCCAGCTGCAAGTGTGGACAGAATCTTGGCATAAGCTGCTCTAGGAGCCCAGCCCTGGACACCACTATGTGCCAGCTCACTACGGGCAGACAATTCCCCAGGTGCCAATACCACAGTGATActtcactaaagaaaatattgGCAGTGCTGACAGGTCATTCTCTGATGAGCTGGTTAGTTAGTGGCTCTAAGTTGTAA